One Aegilops tauschii subsp. strangulata cultivar AL8/78 chromosome 7, Aet v6.0, whole genome shotgun sequence genomic window carries:
- the LOC109787120 gene encoding laccase-4-like, with protein sequence MAMAICSGLPAPCSLLLATLLLLIVQAQSVTRHYDFNVQMANVTRLCGTKSIVTVNGEYPGPALVAREGDRVVVRVTNRVAHNVTLHWHGIRQLRTGWADGPAYVTQCPIQTGQSYVYDFTVTAQRGTLWWHAHISWLRATVYGAIIILPKHGVPYPFPAPHKEVPVVFGEWWRADTEAVVRQALRTGGAPNISDAFTINGLPGPLYNCSAKDTFKMKVEPGKTYMLRLVNAALNDELFFSVANHTLTVVEVDAVYVKPFTVKTLIISPGQTTNVLLTAKPFYPKANFYMSAAPYSTIRPGTFDNSTVAGIIEYQKPGSPSVASFDKDLPLFKPVLPRFNDTGFVTNFTSKLRSLATPRYPAAVPQSVDKRFFFTVGLGTLPCPAKTTCQGPTNKTQFAAAMNNVSLVLPSTALLQSHFTGMSRGVYGSNFPVTPLLKFNYTGAPPNNTNVAKGTKLLVLPFNASVELVMQDTSILGFESHPLHLHGFNFFVVGQGFGNYDAVNDPAKFNLVDPVERNTVGVPAGGWVAIRFLADNPGVWFMHCHLEVHTTWGLRMAWLVLDGSLPSQKLLPPPADLPKC encoded by the exons ATGGCCATGGCTATCTGCTCTGGCCTTCCTGCTCCGTGCTCTCTCCTCTTGGCAACCCTGCTGCTGCTCATCGTCCAAGCGCAGAGCGTCACCAGACACTACGATTTCAAT GTGCAAATGGCGAACGTGACGAGGCTGTGCGGCACCAAGAGCATCGTGACGGTGAACGGGGAGTACCCCGGCCCGGCGCTGGTGGCGAGGGAAGGCGACCGCGTCGTCGTCCGCGTCACCAACCGCGTCGCGCACAACGTGACGCTGCACTGGCACGGCATCCGCCAGCTGCGCACCGGCTGGGCCGACGGCCCGGCCTACGTCACGCAGTGCCCCATCCAGACGGGCCAGAGCTACGTCTACGACTTCACCGTCACCGCGCAGCGCGGCACGCTGTGGTGGCACGCGCACATCTCCTGGCTGCGCGCCACCGTCTACGGCGCCATCATCATCCTCCCCAAGCACGGCGTGCCTTACCCGTTCCCCGCGCCGCACAAGGAGGTCCCCGTCGTCTTCGGCGAGTGGTGGAGGGCCGACACGGAGGCGGTGGTCAGGCAGGCGCTCCGGACGGGCGGAGCACCCAATATCTCCGACGCTTTCACCATCAACGGGCTCCCTGGGCCGCTCTACAACTGCTCTGCCAAAG ACACTTTCAAAATGAAGGTGGAACCCGGAAAAACGTACATGTTGCGCCTCGTCAACGCCGCGCTCAACGACGAGCTCTTCTTCTCCGTCGCCAATCACACGCTCACCGTCGTCGAGGTCGACGCCGTCTACGTCAAGCCTTTCACCGTCAAGACCCTGATCATCTCTCCTGGCCAGACCACCAATGTGCTCCTCACCGCCAAGCCGTTCTACCCCAAGGCCAACTTCTACATGTCCGCCGCGCCCTACTCCACCATCAGGCCCGGCACCTTCGACAACAGCACCGTCGCCGGCATCATCGAGTACCAAAAGCCCGGCTCCCCCTCCGTGGCAAGCTTTGACAAGGACTTGCCGCTGTTCAAGCCGGTTCTCCCGCGGTTCAACGACACGGGCTTCGTCACCAACTTCACCTCCAAGCTTCGCAGCCTCGCCACGCCGCGGTACCCGGCTGCCGTGCCACAGTCGGTGGACAAGCGGTTCTTCTTCACGGTGGGGCTGGGCACGCTCCCGTGCCCCGCGAAGACGACGTGCCAGGGGCCCACCAACAAGACGCAGTTCGCGGCGGCCATGAACAACGTCTCCCTGGTGCTCCCTTCCACGGCGCTCCTCCAGTCGCACTTCACCGGCATGTCCCGGGGCGTCTACGGGTCCAACTTCCCGGTCACGCCCCTCTTGAAATTCAACTACACGGGGGCGCCGCCGAACAACACGAACGTGGCCAAGGGGACCAAGCTCCTCGTGCTGCCATTCAACGCTTCGGTGGAGCTGGTGATGCAGGACACGAGCATCCTCGGCTTCGAGAGTCACCCCCTGCACCTGCACGGCTTCAACTTCTTTGTGGTCGGGCAAGGGTTTGGCAACTACGATGCCGTGAACGACCCTGCCAAGTTCAACCTCGTCGACCCGGTAGAACGGAACACCGTTGGGGTGCCCGCCGGCGGGTGGGTGGCCATTCGCTTCCTCGCCGATAACCCAG GTGTATGGTTCATGCATTGCCATCTGGAGGTGCACACAACGTGGGGACTGAGAATGGCATGGCTGGTGCTAGACGGGAGCCTTCCGAGCCAGAAGTTGCTCCCCCCGCCGGCCGATCTCCCCAAATGCTAG